The following coding sequences lie in one Glycine max cultivar Williams 82 chromosome 19, Glycine_max_v4.0, whole genome shotgun sequence genomic window:
- the LOC100807181 gene encoding paired amphipathic helix protein Sin3-like 2 isoform X2, which yields MKRARDDMYPASQFKRPFASSRADSYGQNQVPGSGGGGGGGGGGGSGNGGGVGGGANASQKLTTNDALSYLKEVKDMFQDQREKYDMFLEVMKDFKAQRTDTAGVIKRVKELFKGHNNLIFGFNTFLPKGYEITLDEDEAPPKKTVEFEEAISFVNKIKKRFLSDEHVYKSFLDILNMYRKEHKDIGEVYSEVATLFKDHRDLLEEFTRFLPDTSAAPSTQHAPYIRNSLQRFNERGSMAPMIRQMPADKQRYRRDRLPSHDRDMSAERPELDDDKTMMNIHKEQRKRESRERRMRDQDEREHDLDNNRDLNLQRFPDKKKSVKKAEGFGMASDFASYEDKDTLNSPGMYSQAFSFCEKVKGKLSSSDDYQTFLKCLHIFSNGIIKRNDLQNLVTDLLGKHSDLMDEFNDFLERCENIDGFLAGVMSKKSLSTDAHLSRSSKLEEKDKEHKRDLDGAKEKERYREKYMGKSIQELDLSDCKRCTPSYRLLPADYPIPTASQRSELGAQVLNDHWVSVTSGSEDYSFKHMRRNQYEESLFRCEDDRYELDMLLESVSSAAKKAEELYNSINENKISVETLNRIEDHFTVLNLRCIERLYGDHGLDVIDILRKNPTHALPVILTRLKQKQEEWSKCRSDFNKVWAEIYAKNHYKSLDHRSFYFKQQDSKNLSTKSLVTEIKEIKEKQQKEDDIIQSIAAGNKQPLIPHLEFEYSDVGIHEDLYKLVRYSCEELFSSKELLNKIMRLWSTFLEPMLGVPSQSHGTERAEDRKTGHNVRNFGAPNVGGDGSPREDTLSINSRVPKSDKNEADGRVTEVKNVHWTTVAASNDKENGSVGGEIVSRDDPLMDKGQKNVECNDKASGFSKQFASGEEGAKNNVSIAIRGENSLNRTNLDASSGCALTPSQPTDVDDSVSKSQGVNVPSVEGCDMATPVPVVNGVLSESSKVKTHDESAGPCKIEKEEGELSPIGDSEEDNYVAYGDSNVQSMAKSKHNVEKRKYQSRNGEDESCPEAGGDNDADADDEDSENVSEAGEDVSGSESAGDECFREDHEEEEDIEHDDVDGKAESEGEAEGICDAQVGGDGTSLPLSERFLSSVKPLTKHVSAVSFVEEMKDSRVFYGNDDFYVLFRLHQALYERILSAKTHSMSAEMKWKAKDASSPDPYSRFMNALYNLLDGSAENAKFEDECRAIIGNQSYVLFTLDKLIYKLVRQLQTVATDEVDNKLLQLYEYEKSRKSGKLNDSVYHANAHVILHEDNIYRLQCSSTPSRLFIQLMDNMNEKPELFAVSIDPNFSFYLHSDFLSVFPNKKEPHGIILHRNKRQYGNLDELSAICSAMEGVKVVNGLECKIACSSSKISYVLDTQDFFFRPRKKRRTPSGTTTSQSRRDREERFRKLLAHSQFVSS from the exons ATGAAGAGGGCGAGGGATGATATGTATCCTGCCTCTCAATTCAAACGCCCCTTTGCTTCGTCACGTGCTGATTC CTATGGACAAAACCAAGTCCCTGGAAGTGGAGGAGGAGGGGGAGGCGGCGGCGGAGGGGGAAGTGGCAATGGAGGTGGTGTTGGCGGGGGAGCAAATGCTTCCCAGAAGCTGACTACCAATGATGCTTTATCCTATTTGAAGGAAGTCAAAGACATGTTTCAGGACCAAAGAGAGAAGTACGACATGTTTCTTGAGGTCATGAAAGATTTCAAGGCCCAACG GACTGACACTGCTGGTGTCATAAAAAGGGTGAAGGAGTTATTCAAGGGGCACAACAATTTGATTTTTGGATTTAATACTTTCCTACCAAAGGGTTATGAGATAACGCTTGACGAGGATGAGGCTCCTCCAAAGAAAACTGTTGAATTTGAAGAAGCAATCAGCTTTGTGAACAAGATAAAG AAACGATTCCTAAGTGATGAGCATGTTTACAAATCATTCTTGGACATTTTAAATATGTACCGCAAAGAGCATAAGGACATTGGTGAGGTTTATAGTGAG gtTGCTACCCTTTTTAAGGACCATCGAGATTTGCTCGAGGAGTTCACTAGATTCTTACCAGATACTTCTGCTGCACCTTCCACACAGCATGCTCCATATATTCGAAATTCATTGCAGCGCTTTAATGAGCGGGGTTCTATGGCCCCTATGATCCGCCAAATGCCAGCAGACAAG CAACGCTATCGACGAGACAGGCTTCCTTCTCATGATCGTGATATGAGTGCTGAACGCCCTGAGCTGGATGATGACAAGACAATGATGAACATACACAAGGAGCAGAGGAAGCGTGAAAGTAGGGAGAGGAGAATGCGTGATCAAGATGAGAGAGAACATGATCTTGATAACAACAGGGATTTGAACTTGCAACGCTTtcctgacaaaaaaaaatctgtcaAGAAAGCTGAAGGTTTTGGAATGGCTTCTGACTTTGCTTCTTATGAAGACAAAGATACCTTAAATA GCCCAGGCATGTATAGTCAAGCATTCAGTTTCTGTGAGAAAGTTAAGGGGAAGTTGAGCAGTTCAGATGATTACCAAACATTCTTGAAGTGCCTTCATATTTTCAGCAATGGAATAATTAAAAggaatgatttgcaaaatttg GTAACTGATTTACTTGGAAAGCATTCGGATCTTATGGATGAATTCAATGATTTCTTGGAGCGTTGTGAAAATATTG ATGGATTCCTTGCTGGTGTCATGAGTAAAA AGTCACTGTCTACTGATGCTCATTTATCAAGATCATCAAAGTTGGAGGAAAAAGACAAAGAGCACAAGCGTGATTTGGATGGAGCTAAAGAGAAGGAAAGATACAGGGAGAAATACATGGGAAAATCCATTCAAGAACTTGACCTTAGTGACTGTAAACGTTGTACTCCCAGCTACCGGCTTCTGCCTGCAGAT TATCCAATTCCTACAGCTAGTCAGAGATCTGAGCTTGGTGCTCAAGTCTTGAATGACCATTGGGTATCTGTGACTTCTGGAAGTGAGGATTACTCTTTCAAACATATGCGCAGAAATCAGTATGAAGAAAGCTTGTTCAGATGTGAAGATGACAG ATATGAGCTGGACATGTTATTGGAGTCTGTGAGCTCAGCTGCTAAAAAAGCAGAGGAATTGTATAATAgcatcaatgaaaataaaatcagtGTGGAGACTCTGAACCGTATTGAAGATCACTTTACTG TTCTAAATTTAAGGTGTATTGAACGTCTATATGGTGATCATGGTCTGGACGTTATAGACATCTTGCGTAAAAACCCAACCCATGCCCTGCCTGTAATATTGACTCGACTGAAGCAGAAGCAAGAGGAGTGGAGTAAGTGTCGTTCAGATTTCAATAAAGTATGGGCTGAGATTTATGCTAAAAATCACTACAAATCACTTGATCATCGTAGCTTCTACTTCAAACAGCAAGATTCAAAGAACTTGAGCACCAAAT CTTTGGTTACTgagattaaagaaattaaagaaaagcaGCAGAAAGAGGACGATATTATTCAGTCTATTGCAGCTGGAAATAAACAGCCTCTAATTCCACATCTGGAATTTGAATATTCTGATGTTGGGATTCATGAAGACCTGTATAAACTTGTTCGTTATTCATGTGAAGAGTTATTCTCTAGTAAAGagttgttaaataaaattatgaggCTCTGGAGTACCTTCTTGGAGCCTATGCTTGGTGTTCCTTCCCAATCTCATGGGACAGAAAGGGCTGAGGACAGAAAAACTGGACATAATGTTCGCAATTTTGGTGCACCAAATGTAGGGGGTGATGGAAGTCCCCGGGAAGATACTCTTTCGATAAATTCAAGGGTACCAAAATCTGATAAGAATGAAGCTGATGGTAGAGTAACTGAAGTGAAGAATGTTCACTGGACTACTGTGGCGGCATCCAATGATAAAGAAAATGGGTCTGTTGGTGGTGAAATTGTTAGTAGAGATGATCCATTAATGGATAAAGGACAGAAAAATGTAGAATGCAATGATAAAGCCTCTGGATTTAGCAAACAATTTGCCTCTGGTGAAGAAGGAGCTAAAAACAATGTATCAATTGCAATTAGAGGAGAAAACAGCCTGAACAGAACTAACTTAGATGCGTCTTCAG gcTGTGCTCTTACTCCATCGCAACCTACTGATGTTGATGACTCTGTATCCAAGTCTCAGGGTGTTAATGTACCTTCGGTGGAG GGATGCGACATGGCAACTCCAGTACCAGTGGTCAATGGTGTTCTAAGTGAGAGCAGTAAAGTTAAAACTCATGATGAATCAGCTGGGCCCTGCAAAATTGAAAAGGAAGAGGGTGAATTATCACCAATTGGTGACTCTGAGGAGGATAACTATGTTGCTTATGGAGATTCAAATGTGCAGTCAATGGCTAAGTCAAAGCACAACGTTGAAAAAAGGAAATATCAGTCTAGAAATGGAGAGGATGAATCTTGTCCCGAGGCTGGAGGTGACAATGATGCAGATGCTGATGATGAGGACAGTGAAAATGTTTCTGAAGCTGGTGAAGATGTCTCAGGCAGTGAATCTGCTGGTGATGAATGCTTCCGTGAAGATCATGAAGAGGAGGAAGATATAGAACATGACGATGTTGATGGTAAGGCTGAGAGTGAAGGTGAAGCTGAGGGGATTTGTGATGCACAGGTCGGAGGAGATGGCACATCTTTGCCATTGTCAGAGAGGTTCCTTTCATCCGTGAAACCCCTCACAAAgcatgtatcagcagtttcatTTGTTGAAGAAATGAAGGATTCAAGGGTGTTCTATGGAAATGATGACTTCTATGTGCTTTTTAGACTTCATCAA GCTCTTTATGAGAGGATCTTATCAGCAAAAACACATTCAATGAGTGCAGAAATGAAATGGAAAGCAAAAGATGCTAGTTCACCAGATCCTTATTCAAG ATTTATGAATGCATTGTACAACTTGCTTGATGGATCTGCCGAAAATGCCAAGTTTGAAGATGAATGCCGAGCAATTATTGGGAACCAGTCGTATGTGTTATTCACATTGGACAAGTTAATATACAAATTGGTCAGACAG CTTCAAACTGTTGCAACCGATGAGGTAGACAATAAGCTTCTCCAATTATATGAATATGAAAAGTCTCGGAAGTCTGGGAAGTTAAATGATTCTGTATATCATGCAAATGCTCATGTCATCCTTCATGAGGATAATATATATCGTTTACAATGT TCCTCTACCCCCTCGCGACTATTCATCCAGCTCATGGACAATATGAATGAAAAGCCTGAGTTGTTTGCTGTTTCTATTGATCcaaatttctctttttatctGCACAGTGATTTTCTGTCTGTCTTTCCTAACAAAAAGGAGCCCCATGGCATCATACTGCATAG AAACAAACGCCAATATGGAAACTTAGATGAGCTTTCTGCAATATGCTCTGCCATGGAAGGTGTTAAAGTAGTTAACGGATTGGAATGTAAGATAGCTTGCAGCTCATCCAAG ATTTCATATGTTCTTGACACACAAGATTTTTTCTTCCGACCAAGAAAGAAACGACGGACGCCATCAGGGACCACAACCTCCCAGTCTCGTAGGGACAGAGAGGAAAGATTCCGCAAATTGTTGGCACACTCGCAATTTGTATCTTCATGA
- the LOC100807181 gene encoding paired amphipathic helix protein Sin3-like 2 isoform X1, with protein sequence MKRARDDMYPASQFKRPFASSRADSYGQNQVPGSGGGGGGGGGGGSGNGGGVGGGANASQKLTTNDALSYLKEVKDMFQDQREKYDMFLEVMKDFKAQRTDTAGVIKRVKELFKGHNNLIFGFNTFLPKGYEITLDEDEAPPKKTVEFEEAISFVNKIKKRFLSDEHVYKSFLDILNMYRKEHKDIGEVYSEVATLFKDHRDLLEEFTRFLPDTSAAPSTQHAPYIRNSLQRFNERGSMAPMIRQMPADKAQRYRRDRLPSHDRDMSAERPELDDDKTMMNIHKEQRKRESRERRMRDQDEREHDLDNNRDLNLQRFPDKKKSVKKAEGFGMASDFASYEDKDTLNSPGMYSQAFSFCEKVKGKLSSSDDYQTFLKCLHIFSNGIIKRNDLQNLVTDLLGKHSDLMDEFNDFLERCENIDGFLAGVMSKKSLSTDAHLSRSSKLEEKDKEHKRDLDGAKEKERYREKYMGKSIQELDLSDCKRCTPSYRLLPADYPIPTASQRSELGAQVLNDHWVSVTSGSEDYSFKHMRRNQYEESLFRCEDDRYELDMLLESVSSAAKKAEELYNSINENKISVETLNRIEDHFTVLNLRCIERLYGDHGLDVIDILRKNPTHALPVILTRLKQKQEEWSKCRSDFNKVWAEIYAKNHYKSLDHRSFYFKQQDSKNLSTKSLVTEIKEIKEKQQKEDDIIQSIAAGNKQPLIPHLEFEYSDVGIHEDLYKLVRYSCEELFSSKELLNKIMRLWSTFLEPMLGVPSQSHGTERAEDRKTGHNVRNFGAPNVGGDGSPREDTLSINSRVPKSDKNEADGRVTEVKNVHWTTVAASNDKENGSVGGEIVSRDDPLMDKGQKNVECNDKASGFSKQFASGEEGAKNNVSIAIRGENSLNRTNLDASSGCALTPSQPTDVDDSVSKSQGVNVPSVEGCDMATPVPVVNGVLSESSKVKTHDESAGPCKIEKEEGELSPIGDSEEDNYVAYGDSNVQSMAKSKHNVEKRKYQSRNGEDESCPEAGGDNDADADDEDSENVSEAGEDVSGSESAGDECFREDHEEEEDIEHDDVDGKAESEGEAEGICDAQVGGDGTSLPLSERFLSSVKPLTKHVSAVSFVEEMKDSRVFYGNDDFYVLFRLHQALYERILSAKTHSMSAEMKWKAKDASSPDPYSRFMNALYNLLDGSAENAKFEDECRAIIGNQSYVLFTLDKLIYKLVRQLQTVATDEVDNKLLQLYEYEKSRKSGKLNDSVYHANAHVILHEDNIYRLQCSSTPSRLFIQLMDNMNEKPELFAVSIDPNFSFYLHSDFLSVFPNKKEPHGIILHRNKRQYGNLDELSAICSAMEGVKVVNGLECKIACSSSKISYVLDTQDFFFRPRKKRRTPSGTTTSQSRRDREERFRKLLAHSQFVSS encoded by the exons ATGAAGAGGGCGAGGGATGATATGTATCCTGCCTCTCAATTCAAACGCCCCTTTGCTTCGTCACGTGCTGATTC CTATGGACAAAACCAAGTCCCTGGAAGTGGAGGAGGAGGGGGAGGCGGCGGCGGAGGGGGAAGTGGCAATGGAGGTGGTGTTGGCGGGGGAGCAAATGCTTCCCAGAAGCTGACTACCAATGATGCTTTATCCTATTTGAAGGAAGTCAAAGACATGTTTCAGGACCAAAGAGAGAAGTACGACATGTTTCTTGAGGTCATGAAAGATTTCAAGGCCCAACG GACTGACACTGCTGGTGTCATAAAAAGGGTGAAGGAGTTATTCAAGGGGCACAACAATTTGATTTTTGGATTTAATACTTTCCTACCAAAGGGTTATGAGATAACGCTTGACGAGGATGAGGCTCCTCCAAAGAAAACTGTTGAATTTGAAGAAGCAATCAGCTTTGTGAACAAGATAAAG AAACGATTCCTAAGTGATGAGCATGTTTACAAATCATTCTTGGACATTTTAAATATGTACCGCAAAGAGCATAAGGACATTGGTGAGGTTTATAGTGAG gtTGCTACCCTTTTTAAGGACCATCGAGATTTGCTCGAGGAGTTCACTAGATTCTTACCAGATACTTCTGCTGCACCTTCCACACAGCATGCTCCATATATTCGAAATTCATTGCAGCGCTTTAATGAGCGGGGTTCTATGGCCCCTATGATCCGCCAAATGCCAGCAGACAAGGCA CAACGCTATCGACGAGACAGGCTTCCTTCTCATGATCGTGATATGAGTGCTGAACGCCCTGAGCTGGATGATGACAAGACAATGATGAACATACACAAGGAGCAGAGGAAGCGTGAAAGTAGGGAGAGGAGAATGCGTGATCAAGATGAGAGAGAACATGATCTTGATAACAACAGGGATTTGAACTTGCAACGCTTtcctgacaaaaaaaaatctgtcaAGAAAGCTGAAGGTTTTGGAATGGCTTCTGACTTTGCTTCTTATGAAGACAAAGATACCTTAAATA GCCCAGGCATGTATAGTCAAGCATTCAGTTTCTGTGAGAAAGTTAAGGGGAAGTTGAGCAGTTCAGATGATTACCAAACATTCTTGAAGTGCCTTCATATTTTCAGCAATGGAATAATTAAAAggaatgatttgcaaaatttg GTAACTGATTTACTTGGAAAGCATTCGGATCTTATGGATGAATTCAATGATTTCTTGGAGCGTTGTGAAAATATTG ATGGATTCCTTGCTGGTGTCATGAGTAAAA AGTCACTGTCTACTGATGCTCATTTATCAAGATCATCAAAGTTGGAGGAAAAAGACAAAGAGCACAAGCGTGATTTGGATGGAGCTAAAGAGAAGGAAAGATACAGGGAGAAATACATGGGAAAATCCATTCAAGAACTTGACCTTAGTGACTGTAAACGTTGTACTCCCAGCTACCGGCTTCTGCCTGCAGAT TATCCAATTCCTACAGCTAGTCAGAGATCTGAGCTTGGTGCTCAAGTCTTGAATGACCATTGGGTATCTGTGACTTCTGGAAGTGAGGATTACTCTTTCAAACATATGCGCAGAAATCAGTATGAAGAAAGCTTGTTCAGATGTGAAGATGACAG ATATGAGCTGGACATGTTATTGGAGTCTGTGAGCTCAGCTGCTAAAAAAGCAGAGGAATTGTATAATAgcatcaatgaaaataaaatcagtGTGGAGACTCTGAACCGTATTGAAGATCACTTTACTG TTCTAAATTTAAGGTGTATTGAACGTCTATATGGTGATCATGGTCTGGACGTTATAGACATCTTGCGTAAAAACCCAACCCATGCCCTGCCTGTAATATTGACTCGACTGAAGCAGAAGCAAGAGGAGTGGAGTAAGTGTCGTTCAGATTTCAATAAAGTATGGGCTGAGATTTATGCTAAAAATCACTACAAATCACTTGATCATCGTAGCTTCTACTTCAAACAGCAAGATTCAAAGAACTTGAGCACCAAAT CTTTGGTTACTgagattaaagaaattaaagaaaagcaGCAGAAAGAGGACGATATTATTCAGTCTATTGCAGCTGGAAATAAACAGCCTCTAATTCCACATCTGGAATTTGAATATTCTGATGTTGGGATTCATGAAGACCTGTATAAACTTGTTCGTTATTCATGTGAAGAGTTATTCTCTAGTAAAGagttgttaaataaaattatgaggCTCTGGAGTACCTTCTTGGAGCCTATGCTTGGTGTTCCTTCCCAATCTCATGGGACAGAAAGGGCTGAGGACAGAAAAACTGGACATAATGTTCGCAATTTTGGTGCACCAAATGTAGGGGGTGATGGAAGTCCCCGGGAAGATACTCTTTCGATAAATTCAAGGGTACCAAAATCTGATAAGAATGAAGCTGATGGTAGAGTAACTGAAGTGAAGAATGTTCACTGGACTACTGTGGCGGCATCCAATGATAAAGAAAATGGGTCTGTTGGTGGTGAAATTGTTAGTAGAGATGATCCATTAATGGATAAAGGACAGAAAAATGTAGAATGCAATGATAAAGCCTCTGGATTTAGCAAACAATTTGCCTCTGGTGAAGAAGGAGCTAAAAACAATGTATCAATTGCAATTAGAGGAGAAAACAGCCTGAACAGAACTAACTTAGATGCGTCTTCAG gcTGTGCTCTTACTCCATCGCAACCTACTGATGTTGATGACTCTGTATCCAAGTCTCAGGGTGTTAATGTACCTTCGGTGGAG GGATGCGACATGGCAACTCCAGTACCAGTGGTCAATGGTGTTCTAAGTGAGAGCAGTAAAGTTAAAACTCATGATGAATCAGCTGGGCCCTGCAAAATTGAAAAGGAAGAGGGTGAATTATCACCAATTGGTGACTCTGAGGAGGATAACTATGTTGCTTATGGAGATTCAAATGTGCAGTCAATGGCTAAGTCAAAGCACAACGTTGAAAAAAGGAAATATCAGTCTAGAAATGGAGAGGATGAATCTTGTCCCGAGGCTGGAGGTGACAATGATGCAGATGCTGATGATGAGGACAGTGAAAATGTTTCTGAAGCTGGTGAAGATGTCTCAGGCAGTGAATCTGCTGGTGATGAATGCTTCCGTGAAGATCATGAAGAGGAGGAAGATATAGAACATGACGATGTTGATGGTAAGGCTGAGAGTGAAGGTGAAGCTGAGGGGATTTGTGATGCACAGGTCGGAGGAGATGGCACATCTTTGCCATTGTCAGAGAGGTTCCTTTCATCCGTGAAACCCCTCACAAAgcatgtatcagcagtttcatTTGTTGAAGAAATGAAGGATTCAAGGGTGTTCTATGGAAATGATGACTTCTATGTGCTTTTTAGACTTCATCAA GCTCTTTATGAGAGGATCTTATCAGCAAAAACACATTCAATGAGTGCAGAAATGAAATGGAAAGCAAAAGATGCTAGTTCACCAGATCCTTATTCAAG ATTTATGAATGCATTGTACAACTTGCTTGATGGATCTGCCGAAAATGCCAAGTTTGAAGATGAATGCCGAGCAATTATTGGGAACCAGTCGTATGTGTTATTCACATTGGACAAGTTAATATACAAATTGGTCAGACAG CTTCAAACTGTTGCAACCGATGAGGTAGACAATAAGCTTCTCCAATTATATGAATATGAAAAGTCTCGGAAGTCTGGGAAGTTAAATGATTCTGTATATCATGCAAATGCTCATGTCATCCTTCATGAGGATAATATATATCGTTTACAATGT TCCTCTACCCCCTCGCGACTATTCATCCAGCTCATGGACAATATGAATGAAAAGCCTGAGTTGTTTGCTGTTTCTATTGATCcaaatttctctttttatctGCACAGTGATTTTCTGTCTGTCTTTCCTAACAAAAAGGAGCCCCATGGCATCATACTGCATAG AAACAAACGCCAATATGGAAACTTAGATGAGCTTTCTGCAATATGCTCTGCCATGGAAGGTGTTAAAGTAGTTAACGGATTGGAATGTAAGATAGCTTGCAGCTCATCCAAG ATTTCATATGTTCTTGACACACAAGATTTTTTCTTCCGACCAAGAAAGAAACGACGGACGCCATCAGGGACCACAACCTCCCAGTCTCGTAGGGACAGAGAGGAAAGATTCCGCAAATTGTTGGCACACTCGCAATTTGTATCTTCATGA